Proteins encoded within one genomic window of Gracilimonas sp.:
- a CDS encoding hemolysin family protein codes for MGLLIFYLVLAIGVSFLCSILEAVLLSISPSFVAVTEKKNPKTGQLLKELKKDIDRPLSAILTLNTIAHTVGAAGVGAQAQVVFGNAYVSLTSAILTLAILVFSEIIPKTLGANYWKGLSGFAARTTKLLIYITYPLVVLSQWITRWLSSEENQPSVSREEFSAMAELGFEEGIFEEGESNIFKNLIRFRSLKVQDIMTPRIVVVKFQEDQTINEILKEKDELRVSRMPIYGENEEDITGYVLKNDLYYNLSEGNGGKTLKEIKREVLILPETISLKTLFERLLEKQEHIAVVVDEYGGFSGVVTMEDVVETLFGMEIVDEIDAIEDMQKLARQKWRERAKRLGIVIPDKLKEPAASREPK; via the coding sequence ATGGGATTACTAATATTTTATTTGGTGCTTGCAATCGGAGTTTCCTTTCTGTGCTCCATTTTAGAGGCTGTTCTGCTTTCAATTTCGCCTTCTTTTGTGGCTGTAACAGAGAAGAAAAACCCGAAGACCGGTCAGCTTCTTAAAGAATTGAAGAAAGACATAGATCGCCCGCTTTCTGCGATCCTGACGTTAAATACAATTGCCCATACTGTTGGTGCTGCCGGTGTAGGTGCTCAGGCACAGGTCGTATTTGGGAATGCTTATGTAAGTTTAACATCGGCTATTTTGACGTTGGCTATTCTGGTTTTTTCCGAGATCATTCCTAAAACATTGGGAGCAAATTATTGGAAGGGTCTGTCGGGTTTTGCGGCTCGAACTACAAAATTGCTTATTTATATTACCTACCCTTTAGTTGTTCTTTCCCAATGGATCACCCGATGGCTTTCAAGTGAGGAAAATCAGCCTTCGGTAAGCCGCGAGGAATTCAGTGCTATGGCAGAACTCGGATTTGAGGAAGGTATTTTTGAGGAAGGGGAATCCAACATCTTTAAGAATTTGATCCGGTTTCGCTCGCTAAAAGTTCAGGATATCATGACTCCGCGCATTGTGGTTGTGAAGTTTCAGGAAGATCAAACCATTAATGAGATCCTGAAAGAGAAAGACGAACTTCGCGTTTCAAGGATGCCGATATATGGAGAGAATGAAGAAGATATCACCGGATATGTATTGAAGAATGATCTCTATTATAACCTCTCAGAAGGTAATGGGGGAAAAACGCTGAAAGAGATCAAACGGGAAGTTTTGATCTTACCGGAAACTATTTCATTAAAAACCCTATTTGAACGCCTGCTTGAAAAGCAAGAACACATTGCTGTGGTGGTAGACGAGTACGGAGGATTTTCAGGGGTGGTTACCATGGAAGACGTAGTAGAAACATTGTTCGGGATGGAGATTGTGGATGAAATTGATGCCATCGAAGATATGCAAAAGCTGGCCCGACAAAAATGGAGAGAGCGCGCCAAGCGGTTAGGTATTGTGATACCTGATAAGCTTAAAGAACCCGCAGCTTCTCGGGAACCAAAATGA